In Mastomys coucha isolate ucsf_1 unplaced genomic scaffold, UCSF_Mcou_1 pScaffold5, whole genome shotgun sequence, one genomic interval encodes:
- the LOC116077413 gene encoding C-C motif chemokine 3, whose translation MKVSTATLAVLLCTMALCSQVFSAPYGADTPTACCFSYGRQISRKFIIDYFETSSLCSQPGVIFLTKRNRQICADPKETWVQEYINDLELNA comes from the exons ATGAAGGTCTCCACCGCCACCCTTGCCGTTCTTCTCTGTACCATGGCTCTCTGCAGCCAGGTCTTCTCAGCGCCAT ATGGAGCTGACACCCCAACTGCCTGCTGCTTCTCCTACGGCCGGCAGATTTCACGCAAATTCATCATTGACTATTTTGAGACCAGCAGCCTTTGCTCCCAGCCAGGTGTCAT TTTCCTGACCAAGAGAAACCGGCAGATCTGCGCTGATCCCAAAGAGACCTGGGTCCAAGAATACATCAATGACTTGGAACTGAATGCCTGA